The following nucleotide sequence is from Luteibaculum oceani.
CGGTTGCTTGCACATTTAGAGGTTGGATGGACTGGATCTCCGTGTTTTTTAACCAAAAGTCTCCACTTTCAAATGCATTGGTTTGAAATACAATAGGAGCAGATGGAAGAAAAATACTTTTGCCATTACCCTGTCCAGTTTTGAATCCTCCGTTTAGCCTAACTATTTCTAGGGTGTCTTTAAAAACTGTTTGGTTGCCTTTAAAAGCAAACTGCATATTTGCTCCATTAGGCACAAATAGAGTTACCTTGGATTTGAAAGTATCCGATTCGCTTCCCCCTAGAGTAAAACCGCCATTACCCAGCAAATTAATAGACAGGGGTTGGTCAAAATTATTACCTCCTCCATTAAAGTCGTTTTCATCCCCTGTTTTGGTTAAAACAAGTGGATTTTTAAAATGGCAACCGGAGATTTTAATCTTGTTTCCCTTTAAGTCAACGGCTTGGTTTATTTCTAGTGGTTTATTAACTAAGCCGAAATAAATTTCCTCGGCCTCAACGGCAAACGCACTTCCCAGGATTATACTATTCTTAACGTTTAGATATGAGGCTTTAATACTGTCTGCGGAGAAAATTAGGGTACCATCTAATAAATCCAGTTTGGCAACCTTAATGTTTTGGGAAACAATTATGGTGTCGGAGGCAAGTTTTACAAATAGCGTATCAAGTTCGTTGGGAACTTTAGAGGGGTTCCAATTATTGGGGTTGAGAAATTCTTTAGATGCGGATCCTGTCCAAACCAATCGTGTTTGGGCAAAGCAAACAAGTTGAAGGAAAAAGACGATTAGGAAAAAAAGGCAACGCATGGTTTTAAGTTGGTACACTAAAAAACGAAAAAAGCGGCTTTTGCCGCTTTTGAATTTTGTTTTTCTGGTAATTAGTTAGGCCAGATGGTATTGTCGTCGTTGTCGTACAATGGCCCCCATTGTATTTCTGAAACTTTCCCTTGGTTAAACCAAAAGTTGATGCTCTTTTCGTCTATTGTAAGCACGTGCTGAGTTTCCTCATCATCAATGCTCCATTCTTCCATTTCGCCACTTCCAAAGTTGTTAGCAGAAATAAATTCGTCTAACTCTTCTTTAGTTAGTCCGATTACTTCTTTTCCAGCTAACTTAAAGGAAGCATCACTTACCGAAATAGTGCTCATTTTCCAATTTTCATCCTTGTCGAATGAAATAGATAGCTCTAGATTGTCGTAGTGCCAGGCTTCGTTAAGAACTTCGTCGGTATCCTCATCGGCGTATTGCTCAATTTCATCTGGCTCGCCAAATTGTTGCTTAACTTCTTCTCTGGTTAAACCAAACTTAAGCTCATCAAGTCCGGTACCCGGTAGTATTTCTTTATTCATAATTTTATTTAATCCTGTGTAATAATTGGCAAATCTAGTACTTGTAGAATGATAATTTGCCTAGCGCTTTGGACAGCTCTTACAACGCTTACCCTTTTTGTATTTCTTACAACACTTCTTCTTAAGAGATAATTCTCTAATCTCGCACAAAAAGCAAGGAGGAAGAGGGTTTTGGGTAGCAATGTTCAGCCGATTCATGCTACAAAAATAATCAAATTTGAATCGTTCTAAATAAGGGTGTGAAAATTTTAATGGGCCACAACTTGAAACTTACAGTTTGTGAAACCACAATTTTATAGTGTTTTCTGCTTTTTTATACTGGGGAGAAAAGCCTAAACTTTTGCCTTTATTTTTTACCCTCGGAAACCATTTCCATACAAAAACTCCAGCAACGTAATCTTGATCTTGCAGTGCCTCAAAAAAAGTGTTCCACGCCAGAGACTGACTTTCACCATTGAATGGAACTTCGGTGTAGGACTCCCATGGTTTTTCCCAAGGGTTTTCTATACTGCGATATCCTATTTCAGTAAAGATTACGGGTAGGTTCAAACTGTCAGAAAGCGAATTCATTGTTTGGTGGTAAGCTTTCCATTTGGTGGGAGCTTTGGAGGGAGATTCTAACGGGAAATAAGCATTTACACCTATGTAATCGAGCAAGTGCCAGTAGGGAAAACGATTGTATTCATCCCAGTTGGATGCATAAACGAGTTTACCGGAGTACACTGCTCGGCAGGACGCAATTAAATCTTCAAAATACGCGGGGTGTTCTTGCCAAAGAGATTGCATTTCATTGGCAAGGCAAAAAAGTGGAAGTTTGTGCTTTTCAGAAAGCTCTGCAAATTGTACAATGTACTTTTTGTAATCGTTAAACCATTTGGCCCAAATTGCTGGGCTAGGAAATTGGTGATGTCCCGTAAACCCTCCAGGATTGAGCCATAAATGTGGCTTAACAATTGGGGTTAATCCATATTTTTTTGCCGCCTTAATGCAGGAATCAATGCCTTCATATGATTCTCCATCCCACTTCCAGTCTTCATTAAATCTAAATTCTCCAGTTTCACCGTTTGCATAACTGTAGGGCATTAGCGTTATGGAATTGGCGCCAAGGATTTTAATTTCCTTCCAGCTCGTATCAGAAGGTAATTTAACGCTTCCCACTAAAGACACCCCTTTGTACATCATTTGCTGGGCATCGCAGCTCAACAGTATAAGGCCAAGGATACTTAGTAAAAGCAGCCTAATCATTAGCCAGTGGAATAAAACTGTTGTTTTCGGGGAATTTGGCTGGAATGGTAGCGTAAAATTTAGCCATTTCTTTCAAGGTGGTTTCGTAATCTTGATTGGGATAAATCAGTTTGCCTATGCCGGCTTCCTTGTTTTTATAATCGAGATAAGCCAAAACTATGGGAACCTGTGCTGCTTTTGCAATGTGGTAGAACCCCGATTTAATTTTTGGAGAACTAGATCGGGTACCCTCTGGGGTAATAACCAAAGCCAATTCCTGATGCTCAGCAAAAAGTGCCGCAATCTGCTGCACCTTACCATCTTTTTGATTTCCAACCTTGCTACGGTCTATTCCAATGGCCCCTAATGGTTTAACAAACCAACCAAAAGGAGGCTTTAACCATTCCTTTTTTATAGTAAAACGCAGGGGGATTTTTAAAAGGTTAAGACTGGCAACGGTATATACCAGGTCCCAATTGCTGGTATGAGGTGCTCCAACCATTACACAATGCTTAGATGCCTCGGGAAACTTGTTGTTTAATTTCCAACCATTCAGTTTAAAAAGCATTTTAAATATCCAAACCAGCATAATCTTATTTGTTTATTTCAATTTCTCGAACTGTTCTTCCGTAGGCTACAAAAATTCCTAATGCACCATTGGAAATATTCGTTGGAACATTGCTAGGAGGTGCATCAAAAATTCCACTTTCAAAAGACTCAATGGCAAGGGCGCTTAAAATTTCTTCTTCCCGTTTATTAATGGTGCGCAATTCAATTTTCAGCACGTCACCACTATCTAGGTCAAAGGTGCCGTAAGTGATGTTATTCAAATATAGCCCGTTAACAAATTCATCGTTAAAAAGGGCGCCATATTCAAATAAGCTCTCGTATTCGTTGGCTCCATTTACGTAATCTATAAACCAATAGTAATTTCTTTTGCCAGGAGGATCTTGAAAGGAAATACCTATTTCCACTTCTTCCCTGGTGGTAAAAACACCGTCTTCTAATCGCTTGCAGGTTAGCGTATCTATAGCTATGGGAGGATTTAAGAATGATACAGCGCTGTACACTTGGCCTTCGTAGGTTATTTCCAGATAATAGTTGTGGTTCGCTTTCCCGACAAAATTTAGTGGGCTTATATAAATACCAGGGGAGCTTTCATCAAAGGTAAAGGTGCGATTAGAGTCATCTCGGATAATAACTGTAGCACCGATTGCAGGAATGTTTTTTATCTCATCAAAAAAGTTGGATGTAAGGGAAAGACGAATGGTATCTCTTAGTGTGGTGTTGTCTATTTCGGCATCTACCACCAACCGTGTGTTTTCCTGAGCTATGTAGCTTAAGTCTATGGGCTCCGTGCAAGAATAGAGTAGAGAGCAAAGGAAGAAAGACAGTAAAACGCGTATTTTCATCTTCGCTAAAATTTAAAATTATAAGTCACCGAAGGCAATACCGGAAACAAGTAAAATTTCTCGGCTACCAATTGGTTGGGGTTGCTATTACTTTCTTTAAAATTAATGGTATAGGTATTATGACGGTTGTATACATTATAAACTCCAAACACCCATTCTGAGGTATACTTTTTGGGTTTCTCCTTTTGCTTAGGTTTCAATGTTAAGCTGAAATCCATTCTGTGGTAGGCCGGAAATCTGCCGCCATTTCTACTTGTGTAGGTAGGAATGGTTATACCTTTATATAAAAACTTACCCGAGGGGAAGGTTGCCGCTAGGCCGGTTGCGTATACAAAGTTCATCCCTACGCTAACTCTTTTGTTAATCTGATAGCTTGCTACCAGCGATATATCGTGGGTTTTATCATATTTCGCTGGGAAAATCTCAATGCCAGGCAAGGTTTCGTCAACATCTATTAGTTTCTCCGTCCTAGATAGCGTGTAGGAAAGAAAACCATTTAGTTTACCCCAGTCTTTCTTTACAAAAACTTCAAGCCCATATGCCCGTGCTCTACCAAATCTCAGTTCTGCTTCTAGCTGATTATTTAACAACAATTGCGCCTGATTTTTAAAGTCGATGGCATTGCGCATATCCTTGTAATACAACTCCGCAGAATATTCAATTTTCCATTTTCTAAAACTCGAAAAATACCCGATAGCGATCTGGTCTGCTAATTGGGGTTTTACGTTTGGCGATGCTAAAAACCAAATATCAAGTGGACTAGATGCAGTGGCATTCGAAGCCAATTGGGCATACTGGCGCATTCTGTTGTACGAAAATTTTAGGGAGCTTATTTCAGATAAGCTGTATCTCGCTGCCAATCTTGGTTCAAACCCTCCATATCGGTTGTATATTTTTCCTTTAGGATGATTTAGGGTGTCGGTAACCTCGTAAGTCTCATTTAGGTTATACGATACGCCCTTCCCTATATTTAATAGTGCGCTGTGCCGTAGACCGTATTTTACCTTTAATCTTGGGCTGATATCTTGTTCTCGTTCTATGTAAATCCCTGTTTCTATGGCCTTGGTGCGGTCCAACTTGTAATCGAATCGGGTTGAATCGAGGTTGATGGAAATTTCGCCGGGTTGGAAATTATGATGGATGACCTGTGCTCCGACACGCCAAGTACTTTTTGGGTTTTGGTAGTAACCCACATCGTATTTAAGATTAAAGTCCTCAATTCTAGAGGTCCAGTCGAAGGTCTCTAAACCTTCTTTTGAACCTAGATTATAGTCGTATTTGCTGTAAATACCCGTTAAGTTGGCAAACAGCTTTTGGTTAAAAATGTGATTCCATCTTAGCGTACCAGTGGCGTTTCCCCAACCAATTTTTGCCAATCCGTCCTGCACCCCAAAAATATCTCTACCAAAGTATCCAGAAAGGTAAAGTCGGTTTTTGTCGTCTAGCGTATAGTTGGATTTTACATTAAAGTCGTAAAAATACAACTGGTTGTTATTGAGGGCTTCGTTGTTGCTCAGCTTTAAAAAGAGGTCGGCATAGGTTCTTCTGCCGCTAACTAAAAATGAGGCTTTGTCCTTCTTTATGGGGCCTTGAAGGGTAAGACGAGAGCTCAAAAGGCCTATCCCTCCTGTACCTTCAAAATGCTTGAGATTTCCCTCGTTCATTTTAATGTCCAATACCGAGGCAAGTCTTCCACCATACCGAGAGGGAATTCCTCCTTTATACAGTTGTACGTCTTTAATAGCGTCAGGGTTAAACACAGAGAAAAATCCAAAAAGATGGGCGGCATTGTAAACATTAGCCTCATCCAATAAAATAAGGTTTTGATCGGCGGAGCCTCCTCGTACAAAAAAACCGCTATGACCTTCTCCTGCGGTAGCGACTCCTGGTAATAATTGAATGGCCTTAATAATATCTACCTCACCCAAAAAGGCAGGTATCTTTTTTATTTGTTCAATGGGGAGATTTACCGAACTCATCTGTACATCGCGAACGTGAGATTGTTGATCTCGATCTGCGGTAATTTCTACTTCCGATAGTCCAATTTCAGAAGGACTCAATTCTATTTTTATTTTGTTGAGGTTTTCTGTTAAATCTATGGGTAAGGATTGAGACTGGTATCCGACATAATTAAAGATTAAAGTGTAGGAACCTGGATTTAACTCTATTGAAAAATAGCCGTAGTCGTTGGTGGAGGTACCAAGTTTTAATTCTGAAATAAAAACGGTTGCGCCAACTAGGCTTTCCCCACTGTTGGCATCGGTAACCGTACCACTTATTACTTTTTTGTCTTGGGCCGAGGCAGTTATAGTTGCACCCCAGAACAGAAATAGAAGAAACTTAAAATAGTGCTGCATCGTTTTCGCTATTTTCTTCAAAGCCATGATCCTTACTGGTAGCTCTATTTAAGGCGGCATCGGTTGCTAAAAAATCGCAGCGTTCATTTTCTTTTATTCCAGCATGACCCTTAACCCAAACTAACTTAACCTTGTGTTTTCGGTAAGCTGCAAGAAATCGTTTCCATAAATCGGGGTTCGCTTTTTTGGCAAAGGACTTTTTTTCCCAACCAAAAACCCATCCTTTTTCAACAGCATCAACAACATATTTGGAATCGGAATAAATGGTAACCAAGGTGCCAGGATATTTAAGAATTTCTAAAACCTTTATAACACTCAATAGTTCCATTCGGTTATTGGTGGTTTTAATAAACCCTTCGGACAACTCCTTGCGATTATTGCCGCTAATAAGAACAGCTCCATAGCCACCTGGGCCAGGGTTTCCTCTTGAAGCGCCATCTGTATATGCAATTACCTGATGCGCCAATACTATAGATTTAGGAGGTGTTTTTCTATTTCCCTTGGAAAGTGTTTGTGCTCTAGTTGCTGCACTTTTTGCTGAACATCCTCTGGGGTATCATCGGGATGGACTGCTGTGGAGAATTGAGAAATAATTGCTCCCTCGTCGTAATTCTCATTTACCTTGTGAATGGTAATTCCCGTTTCTTTCTCGTTTGCTTCCACAACCGCTTTGTGCACATGCATTCCGTACATACCTTTACCTCCAAACTTGGGTAAAAGGGCAGGGTGGATATTTATAATCTCATTCGGGTAGGCTTCCAAAATATTCTTTGGGATTTTCAGTAAAAACCCAGCTAGAATTATCCAATTTATATGCTTCTCTTTTAATAAAGTAACTATATCATTGGATTCATAAAGAGTGCTTTTTTTGGCGTGATAACACGGAACCTGATTTCGGTCAGCCACCTTCCAAATCCCCGCTTCCTTTTTGTTGGTAACAACCAACTTCACCTGAATCTTAGAGTGACCTTTAAAGTGGCTAATTATGGCCTCAGCATTGGTTCCTGACCCCGAAGCAAAAATGGCAAGATTCAATTGTGGCAAAGCTTGTAATTTAAAATTCACATCAAATGTATACAAAACCCCATGGGCATTGGAAGCAAAGGAGTTTATTTTATTTTAAACCCATAAACAAATACCATGATTACCCACGATACCAAGAATGAAGCGTTTGTGCCTTACGGAAGAGAAAGATATACTCACGAGCAACTTCTAGAAAACATTAAGAGGTTTAAGTCCGATCTTTCAGAAAGGAGGAGTATAAGACAGTTTTCAAATAAAAAAGTACCCAAAGAGGTAATTGAGAATATACTAGAAGTAGCAAACGGAGCACCATCTGGAGCTAACCGACAACCCTGGACTTTCTGCGTTATATCCAACCCTGAATTAAAAGGGGAAATAAGAAAACGCGCCGAGCAAGAGGAGTACCTTTCATACAATGGAAGAATGAGCGAGGAATGGCTAAAGGATGTTGAGCCGTTTGGAACAAATCATATTAAAGAGTTTATAGATGCAGCTCCTTATATTATTGTTGTATTTAAAAAGGTATACGATAAAGACGAACACAACTACCGAAAAAGCAATTATTACGTAAATGAGAGTGTAGGAATTGCGGTAGGGTTTTTACTGACTGCCATTCATCAAGCGGGATTGGCCTCTTTAACTCATACTCCGAGCCCTATGAACTTTTTACAAGAAGTTTTGGGTAGACCAGAAAACGAACGCCCGTTTCTATTGATTCCAGTGGGATATCCGCACGAAGAGGCCCTTGTTCCCAAGATAGAAAAGAAGCCACTTAAAGAGGTTTCGGTGTTTTACGAGTAATTTTCTTTGAATATTTATCGTAGATGTGCTTTATTTGCTGCTACTAAATTTTAATTCGAAAGGCAATGTCTGACATTAAATCTGAGGTAATAGCAATTATTGTTGACAAATTAGGTGTAGATGAGGGGGATGTAACTCCTGAGGCAAGTTTTACTAACGACCTCGGTGCAGATTCACTTGATACAGTTGAGTTGATCATGGAGTTCGAGAAGAAATTCAACATCGCAATTCCAGACGACCAAGCTGAGAAAATCGCAACGGTTGGTCAAGCTATTGAGTACATCAGTAACAACGTAAAGTAAAAGTAATTTAGATTTTATGGAATTAAAGCGGGTAGTCATAACCGGATTAGGTGCCCTTACTCCAATTGGTAATACCGTTGAAGAGTATTGGGATGGACTTATTAATGGTAAGAGCGGTGCAGCTCGTATTACCCGCTTTGATCCTTCTAAATTCAAAACGCAGTTTGCGTGCGAGGTTAAAGGCTTCAATCCTCTTGATTTCTTCGATAGAAAAGAGGCACGTAAAATGGATCTGTTCTCGCAGTACGCGATGGTAGTTGCAGATGAGGCATTAAAAAATGCTGGTCTTGCAGAAAATGGTCCAAACCCAGATAGAGCTGGTGTAATTTGGGGTTCTGGTATTGGTGGTTTGCAAACCTTCCAGGAGGAATGTGTTTCTTTCGGCCAAGGCGATGGAACACCCAGATTTAATCCATTCTTTATCCCGAAAATGATTGCCGATATAGCGTCGGGTCATATTTCAATTAAATACGGTTACCGTGGTCCTAATTACACTACGGTTTCAGCTTGTGCTTCCTCTACTAATGCATTGTTAGACGCTTTTAACCTAATTCGATTAGGTAAGGCAGATGTAATGGTAGGTGGAGGTTCCGAAGCTGCCGTGTGTGAGGCAGGTATTGGAGGGTTCAACGCTCTGCATGCCCTTTCAACTAGAAACGATGATCCTGCAACGGCATCAAGACCCTTCGATAAAGATAGAGATGGGTTTGTACTTGGTGAAGGTGCTGGATGTTTGATTCTAGAAGAATTAGAGCACGCAAAAGCTAGAGGCGCCAATATTATTTGTGAAGTTGTCGGAGGTGGAATGTCTGCCGATGCACATCACATTACCGCTCCTCACCCAGAAGGTCTAGGTGCATTAAATGTTATGAAAGCTGCTCTTGACGATGCTCACATGAGTGTTGACGAGCTAGATTACATTAATGTGCATGGTACCTCTACTCCTCTTGGAGATGTTGCCGAAACTAAGGCAATCAAGTCCATTTTTGGAGAACATGCCTATAAGCTTAACATTTCAAGTACCAAGTCTATGACAGGTCACTTGTTGGGAGCTGCAGGCGCCATTGAATCAATAGCTAGTGTATTGGCTGTGAAGAATGGAATTGTTCCTCCTACTATAAACCACTTTACTGATGATCCTGAGTTGGATAACAATCTTAACTTCACTTTCGAGAAAGCTCAAAAAAGAGAAGTAAGAGCAGCGTTAAGTAATACTTTTGGATTTGGTGGTCATAACACTTCGGTAATTTTTAGAAAGTATAGCGTATAAGAATGGCCTTGTTTAGTACTAGCGGAAAGTCTTTCAGAGAACGAAAGCTCCGTTATGTGTTAAAAAATTACCTAAAGCTAAACCCTAAAAATTTAGACTTATACTTCTCTGCGGTTGTACATACCTCTTATAAGGGTTATGGTGATGAGCGTGGAACTTATGATAGGTTAGAGTTCCTGGGTGATGCGCTTTTCGGTGCTTACATTACTGCATGGATATTTACTAAGTACCCACAAAAAAACGAAGGGCAACTTTCTAAATTAAAATCGAAGTTGTGTTCAAGGAAATTTCTGAACACGCTCGCGTTTAAGCTTCATATTAATCATTTGATCTATTTCTCCACCCGAGAGAATCTTTCAGAAAATTCCATTCCTGGTAATACGCTTGAAGCACTTTTTGGAGCGGTTTATTTAGATCAAGGATTGGCAGAATTGCACAAGCTTTTTGATCACATAATTAAGCACCATATTAACGTTGCAGAGGTCGATAAGCAGGATATAGATTACAAAAGTAGGGTGATTCAATTTTGTCAAAAGCACAAAAGAAAACACCGCTTCTTAACTACCGAAACAGATCATAAAAATGGTAGAGATTTTTTTACCATTGCACTAGAAATAGAAGGTTTCGATAGTGTTTCGGCTGTAGGTTTTTCAAAAAAGAAAGCCGAACAGCAAGCCTGTAAATTGTTTTACGAAAGTAAAAAACAAGAATTCGAAGAAGATTAATGACCGTACACTACCTAGATTTCGATGACGAGCCCGAATTTCACATGATTGGAATTGCTTGCCATTTGAAAAATTATCGCCTGTGCTGGTTAGTTAATAAAGCCTTAAACATAAATCTAGAACGGTCTCAAGATCCCTACGTATTTTGGCCCGGTAAAAGCATAAAATCTGAACATGCTTTGTTTACTGGATTTAACGAATTCTGGAAATCGCAGCATTATTTGATTCAAAATAAGGGCTTCCAACAAACCCTGGTGGTCCCAGAACATAGGGCGGCCGATTACCTTTTAATTACCAAAAATCCTAAAGAAGAGTATTCTACTTTTATTCTGCAGGAACTAAATAAACAAAACTTAATTTTAACGGCGTTTAAAATCAATCCGGTTGGATTAAAATCGAGCGCTAATTTGACATTCGAATGATACGTAAAACCAAAATTGTAGCTACCATAGGACCCGCTTCCTCCTCCAAAGAGAAGCTTACAGAACTAATTCGGGCAGGGCTTAATGTTTGTAGAATTAATTTTTCTCATGGAAGTCATGAGGTGCACCTAGAGGCAGTTAGAAATATTAGAGCGGTATCCGATGAATTAAAAATTCCGGTGGCCATTTTAGGAGACCTTCAAGGGCCAAAATTAAGAGTAGGAATGCTTCCCGAAGAGGGCTTAGATCTTATAGAAGGAGAAGAGTTGTGTTTTACTACAAAGCCTAACAAAATGGGGGATAAGCAGAATTTATACATCAGCTATTCCTCTTTTGCGAAAGATGTAAAACCAGGTGAAAAAATTCTCTTGGATGACGGAAAGCTAGAATTAGAAGCTGGCGAAAGCGATGGTGACGCCAGAGTGAAAGCAAAGGTGATTCATGGTGGGATATTAAAATCGAAAAAAGGGGTAAACCTACCCAACACTAAAATCTCCCTTCCATCTCTTACGGAAAAGGATTTGGTTGATTTAGAATTCGCCCTTGAGCACGATTTCGACTGGATAGGTTTATCCTTCGTTCGTTCGGCAAGAGATATTATAGAACTGAAGCATAAGATTAGCGAGCGCAACAAATTCTCAAGAGTGGTTGCAAAAATCGAAAAACCGGAAGCGTTAAAAGAACTGGAGGGCATTATCGATGAAACCGATGCCGTTATGGTTGCTCGTGGTGACCTCGGTGTGGAAATCCCTATGGAAGAAGTTCCACTTATCCAAAAGGATATTATAAAACAATGTAGAGAAGCAGCAAAACCGGTAATTGTTGCAACCCAAATGATGGAGAGCATGATAGAAAATGTTACTCCAACCAGAGCTGAAGTTAATGATGTGGCAAATGCGGTAATGGATGGCTCAGATGCGGTAATGCTTAGCGCAGAAACCTCGGTGGGGAAATACCCTGTGGAAACGGTGAACGCCATGCGTAAAATTCTTGTTAAAACAGAAGCTTTTGAGGGGATATTTCACCATGAAACTGCGCCTGGAGATTTTGGAGGCGATCGATTTATTTCGGATTCCATTTGTTACAACGCCTGTCGTTTGGCTCAGCGTGTTAATGCAATTGGAGTAGTGGCCATGACCCACTCTGGTTACACGGCCGTGAAGCTATCATCGCAGCGCCCAAAATCAACGGTTTTTGTTTTTACGGGAAATAAAAGACTGATAACCGCTTTAAGTTTGGTTTGGGGTGTAGAGTGTTTTTATTACGATAAGTATGTATCTACAGACCACACCATAGCAGATATCAAGTATATCTTAAAGCGCGAAGGCAAAATTAAGAATGGAGATTACCTTATTAATATCGCCTCTATGCCGATAAGCGAAAAAGGAACTTCGAATATGATAAAACTAAGTCAGGTAGATTAACTATGGCAAATCTTAACGAAAAGCTACTAGCAGAAATTTGCGAAGCACCTGGGGTACCTGGGCATGAGCAAAAAATTAGGGATATAGTTCGCCGAGAATTAGATGGATTAGGTTTTGAGCTAAGCGTTGACAATATGGGTAACCTAACCGCTTTTAAAGCAGGTAAGGACGCGCGAAATGCCATGGTGGCTGCCCATATGGATGAAATTGGCTTTATCGTTACTCATATCGACGATAACGGGTTTCTAAAATTTCACCCACTGGGTGGATTCGACCCAAAAACATTGACGGCTCAACGCGTAATTGTGCATACCGAGTCTGGACCATTAGTAGGTGTAATGGGATCCAAACCCATTCATGTAATGTCGCCCGAGGAGCGCAACAAAGGGGTTAAGATTAAAGACTTCTTTATAGATCTCGGGTTAGAAGCCGAAGAGGTAAAGAAAAAGGTTGAGGTAGGGAATACCGTTACAAGAGAGCGCGAGTTAATAAAAATGGGACATTGCTTTAATTGCAAGTCGCTTGATAACCGTGTATCCGTATTTATTCTAGTT
It contains:
- a CDS encoding 1-acyl-sn-glycerol-3-phosphate acyltransferase produces the protein MLVWIFKMLFKLNGWKLNNKFPEASKHCVMVGAPHTSNWDLVYTVASLNLLKIPLRFTIKKEWLKPPFGWFVKPLGAIGIDRSKVGNQKDGKVQQIAALFAEHQELALVITPEGTRSSSPKIKSGFYHIAKAAQVPIVLAYLDYKNKEAGIGKLIYPNQDYETTLKEMAKFYATIPAKFPENNSFIPLAND
- the purN gene encoding phosphoribosylglycinamide formyltransferase; translated protein: MNFKLQALPQLNLAIFASGSGTNAEAIISHFKGHSKIQVKLVVTNKKEAGIWKVADRNQVPCYHAKKSTLYESNDIVTLLKEKHINWIILAGFLLKIPKNILEAYPNEIINIHPALLPKFGGKGMYGMHVHKAVVEANEKETGITIHKVNENYDEGAIISQFSTAVHPDDTPEDVQQKVQQLEHKHFPREIEKHLLNL
- the fabF gene encoding beta-ketoacyl-ACP synthase II; the protein is MELKRVVITGLGALTPIGNTVEEYWDGLINGKSGAARITRFDPSKFKTQFACEVKGFNPLDFFDRKEARKMDLFSQYAMVVADEALKNAGLAENGPNPDRAGVIWGSGIGGLQTFQEECVSFGQGDGTPRFNPFFIPKMIADIASGHISIKYGYRGPNYTTVSACASSTNALLDAFNLIRLGKADVMVGGGSEAAVCEAGIGGFNALHALSTRNDDPATASRPFDKDRDGFVLGEGAGCLILEELEHAKARGANIICEVVGGGMSADAHHITAPHPEGLGALNVMKAALDDAHMSVDELDYINVHGTSTPLGDVAETKAIKSIFGEHAYKLNISSTKSMTGHLLGAAGAIESIASVLAVKNGIVPPTINHFTDDPELDNNLNFTFEKAQKREVRAALSNTFGFGGHNTSVIFRKYSV
- a CDS encoding glycoside hydrolase family 113, whose product is MIRLLLLSILGLILLSCDAQQMMYKGVSLVGSVKLPSDTSWKEIKILGANSITLMPYSYANGETGEFRFNEDWKWDGESYEGIDSCIKAAKKYGLTPIVKPHLWLNPGGFTGHHQFPSPAIWAKWFNDYKKYIVQFAELSEKHKLPLFCLANEMQSLWQEHPAYFEDLIASCRAVYSGKLVYASNWDEYNRFPYWHLLDYIGVNAYFPLESPSKAPTKWKAYHQTMNSLSDSLNLPVIFTEIGYRSIENPWEKPWESYTEVPFNGESQSLAWNTFFEALQDQDYVAGVFVWKWFPRVKNKGKSLGFSPQYKKAENTIKLWFHKL
- a CDS encoding nitroreductase family protein, with protein sequence MITHDTKNEAFVPYGRERYTHEQLLENIKRFKSDLSERRSIRQFSNKKVPKEVIENILEVANGAPSGANRQPWTFCVISNPELKGEIRKRAEQEEYLSYNGRMSEEWLKDVEPFGTNHIKEFIDAAPYIIVVFKKVYDKDEHNYRKSNYYVNESVGIAVGFLLTAIHQAGLASLTHTPSPMNFLQEVLGRPENERPFLLIPVGYPHEEALVPKIEKKPLKEVSVFYE
- the rnhA gene encoding ribonuclease HI is translated as MAHQVIAYTDGASRGNPGPGGYGAVLISGNNRKELSEGFIKTTNNRMELLSVIKVLEILKYPGTLVTIYSDSKYVVDAVEKGWVFGWEKKSFAKKANPDLWKRFLAAYRKHKVKLVWVKGHAGIKENERCDFLATDAALNRATSKDHGFEENSENDAALF
- a CDS encoding DUF4249 domain-containing protein — encoded protein: MKIRVLLSFFLCSLLYSCTEPIDLSYIAQENTRLVVDAEIDNTTLRDTIRLSLTSNFFDEIKNIPAIGATVIIRDDSNRTFTFDESSPGIYISPLNFVGKANHNYYLEITYEGQVYSAVSFLNPPIAIDTLTCKRLEDGVFTTREEVEIGISFQDPPGKRNYYWFIDYVNGANEYESLFEYGALFNDEFVNGLYLNNITYGTFDLDSGDVLKIELRTINKREEEILSALAIESFESGIFDAPPSNVPTNISNGALGIFVAYGRTVREIEINK
- a CDS encoding acyl carrier protein; the protein is MSDIKSEVIAIIVDKLGVDEGDVTPEASFTNDLGADSLDTVELIMEFEKKFNIAIPDDQAEKIATVGQAIEYISNNVK
- a CDS encoding TonB-dependent receptor yields the protein MQHYFKFLLFLFWGATITASAQDKKVISGTVTDANSGESLVGATVFISELKLGTSTNDYGYFSIELNPGSYTLIFNYVGYQSQSLPIDLTENLNKIKIELSPSEIGLSEVEITADRDQQSHVRDVQMSSVNLPIEQIKKIPAFLGEVDIIKAIQLLPGVATAGEGHSGFFVRGGSADQNLILLDEANVYNAAHLFGFFSVFNPDAIKDVQLYKGGIPSRYGGRLASVLDIKMNEGNLKHFEGTGGIGLLSSRLTLQGPIKKDKASFLVSGRRTYADLFLKLSNNEALNNNQLYFYDFNVKSNYTLDDKNRLYLSGYFGRDIFGVQDGLAKIGWGNATGTLRWNHIFNQKLFANLTGIYSKYDYNLGSKEGLETFDWTSRIEDFNLKYDVGYYQNPKSTWRVGAQVIHHNFQPGEISINLDSTRFDYKLDRTKAIETGIYIEREQDISPRLKVKYGLRHSALLNIGKGVSYNLNETYEVTDTLNHPKGKIYNRYGGFEPRLAARYSLSEISSLKFSYNRMRQYAQLASNATASSPLDIWFLASPNVKPQLADQIAIGYFSSFRKWKIEYSAELYYKDMRNAIDFKNQAQLLLNNQLEAELRFGRARAYGLEVFVKKDWGKLNGFLSYTLSRTEKLIDVDETLPGIEIFPAKYDKTHDISLVASYQINKRVSVGMNFVYATGLAATFPSGKFLYKGITIPTYTSRNGGRFPAYHRMDFSLTLKPKQKEKPKKYTSEWVFGVYNVYNRHNTYTINFKESNSNPNQLVAEKFYLFPVLPSVTYNFKF